The Cellvibrio polysaccharolyticus genomic interval GGCCAACACCGCCGCGTTGCGCTGGCACGGCTGTATTTATCATCAGCGGTGTGCTGGATTCTCGACGAACCTTTTACCGCGATTGACAAGCAGGGCGTTGCCGCCCTTGAAAGCCTGCTGGAACAACACGCCTCGCGTGGCGGTATGACCTTGCTAACCTCGCACCAGGATCTCAGTATTGCCGGCGTTCGCACCGTATCGCTGGCAGATTATCGTTTTGCTGCAACGGAGTCTCGCTATGACGACTGATTTGCAGACGATTTCATCTTTTTCCGGTTTTAAAGCCACTTTTCGGCGCGATTTGCTGCTGGCACTGCGCCAGCGCGGCGAGCTGCTGAATCCGCTGGTGTTTTTTTTGATTGCCGTCAGTCTGATTCCGTTGGGCGTGGGGCCACAAAGCCAGCTACTCTCGGTGCTGGCGCCTGGCGTACTGTGGGTTATGGCTTTACTTGCAACCTTATTGTCGCTGGATGGTCTGTTCCGTAGCGATTTTGAGGACGGGTCGTTGGAACAAATGTTGATTGCGCCACAACCCTTGTATCTCACGGTGTTGGCTAAAATCGTCGTACATTGGCTGACCACCGGCTTGCCACTGATGTTACTGGCGCCGCTGCTGGGTTTAATGTTGTCGCTGCCAACGCCCGGTTTCGTGCCTTTGTGCCTCTCCTTATTTATAGGCACCGCTTGCATGAGTCTGGTGGGTGCGGTTGGCGCGGCACTGACCACCGGTATTGGCCGGGGCGGTTTGTTGTTATCACTGATCGTCATGCCTTTTTATATCCCCGTACTGATCTTCGGCACCAGCCTGGTTCAGTACGGTATTAATGGTAGCCCTTATACGGTTCAAGTGGCGATGCTGGGGGCTTTACTGGCATTGTCGATTGTCCTTGCGCCGCTGGCTGCAGCCGGTGCGCTGCGTATCAGCACCCAATAACAAAGAGAGGTTTAACGTGGCTTGGCAATGGTTTCATCGTTTGGGCTCTCCCAGGTGGTTTTACGAAAAAAGTACGCCTTGGCTGCCCTGGTTGGCGGCTATTGCTATTGTGCTGCTGCTGGTTGGTGGTATTTGGGGGCTGGCTTACGCACCGGTTGATGCAAAGCAAGGTAACAGCTACCGGATCATCTATATTCATGTGCCAGCGGCCTTTCTGGCACAAGGTGGCTATTTCATCATGGCCATCAGCGGCGCGGTGGGCCTGATCTGGAAGATGAAACTGCCCTACATGGTGATGAAGTCGGCCGCACCGGTAGGCGCGGCGCTGACGTTTCTGGCGTTGGTGACCGGCTCTATCTGGGGCAAACCGACCTGGGGAACCTGGTGGGAATGGGATGCGCGCATCACCTTTATGCTGATTTTACTGTTTTTGTATTTCGGCATCATGGCGCTGCAACAAGCCTTTACCAACCGCGACACCGGCGACAAAGCCAGTGCCATTCTGGCGCTCGCAGGCACCGTTAATATTCCCATCATCCAGAAGTCGGTGGATTGGTGGTACACCTTGCATCAGCCCGCAACCATCAAATTTGTGGGAAAATCCAGTATTGACCCATCCATGCTGTATCCGCTGCTGCTGATGGTGATTGCCTTTTACGTGTTTTATCTGTGGGTATTGCTGTTGAATACCCGCGCAGAAATTCTGCGCAGGGAGAGCCGGACCCGCTGGGTTGGAGAACTGGTTGAGCAAAAAGCCGGGGTGAAATCGTTAT includes:
- the ccmB gene encoding heme exporter protein CcmB, which translates into the protein MTTDLQTISSFSGFKATFRRDLLLALRQRGELLNPLVFFLIAVSLIPLGVGPQSQLLSVLAPGVLWVMALLATLLSLDGLFRSDFEDGSLEQMLIAPQPLYLTVLAKIVVHWLTTGLPLMLLAPLLGLMLSLPTPGFVPLCLSLFIGTACMSLVGAVGAALTTGIGRGGLLLSLIVMPFYIPVLIFGTSLVQYGINGSPYTVQVAMLGALLALSIVLAPLAAAGALRISTQ
- a CDS encoding heme ABC transporter permease, with the protein product MAWQWFHRLGSPRWFYEKSTPWLPWLAAIAIVLLLVGGIWGLAYAPVDAKQGNSYRIIYIHVPAAFLAQGGYFIMAISGAVGLIWKMKLPYMVMKSAAPVGAALTFLALVTGSIWGKPTWGTWWEWDARITFMLILLFLYFGIMALQQAFTNRDTGDKASAILALAGTVNIPIIQKSVDWWYTLHQPATIKFVGKSSIDPSMLYPLLLMVIAFYVFYLWVLLLNTRAEILRRESRTRWVGELVEQKAGVKSL